A part of Thermococcus sp. LS1 genomic DNA contains:
- a CDS encoding transposase: MKRTVTVKLQPSKAQEKLLFELADIGAKVWNRVNYLRRKEYFQGKPIDFLKTQKIVYEEYKKEIGSATVQTIARKNAEAWRSFLVLAKKKKNKELPKWFKPKPPNYLKENGKRKPFIILRNTQYKIGGNKLILMGLGKFKRLEIQFKGRIHLKGKIGRLEITYNEVKGKWYAHISFTIKEKLEGEKWIEVPGKPKGDLTAGIDLGINNLMAVYVENGESFLVNGRPLKSIAFYWQGRIADYQSKLNKNSQKTSRNLKRMHEKAKLQARHYINTAVRQTVKRLYDLGASRIIVGYPKGISRNSDKGSKQNFILSHVWRFNYVIKRLKGVAEDYGISVLVVDEAFTSQSCPVCGKPHNGARFVRGLFKCPVTGLVFNSDLVGAFNILKKVVKTITPNLSGLYAQRRGNGGKALPEGLYDPNPVTVVGETPRTSLALVHEFSHKNPSLLEQGGGRRGLCSTT; the protein is encoded by the coding sequence ATGAAACGAACGGTAACAGTCAAGCTCCAGCCTTCAAAGGCCCAAGAGAAACTCCTCTTCGAGTTAGCCGATATTGGGGCGAAAGTCTGGAACAGAGTAAACTATCTTCGGAGAAAAGAATACTTCCAAGGAAAACCAATAGACTTTTTGAAAACTCAAAAAATTGTTTACGAGGAATATAAAAAGGAAATCGGTTCTGCCACAGTTCAGACTATCGCCAGAAAGAATGCCGAAGCTTGGAGGAGCTTTTTAGTTCTCGCCAAAAAGAAAAAGAATAAAGAACTCCCAAAATGGTTCAAACCAAAGCCGCCTAACTATCTTAAAGAAAATGGGAAACGAAAACCATTCATCATCCTGAGAAACACCCAATACAAAATTGGAGGTAACAAACTAATTCTAATGGGTCTTGGCAAGTTCAAACGCCTTGAAATTCAATTCAAGGGTAGGATACACCTGAAAGGCAAGATAGGGAGATTGGAAATAACTTACAATGAAGTTAAAGGAAAATGGTATGCTCACATCAGCTTCACAATCAAAGAAAAACTCGAAGGTGAAAAATGGATTGAAGTTCCGGGAAAACCAAAAGGGGACTTAACAGCTGGAATAGATCTAGGGATTAACAATCTAATGGCTGTCTATGTTGAAAACGGCGAGAGTTTCTTGGTCAATGGTCGTCCCTTAAAATCCATTGCCTTCTACTGGCAGGGAAGAATAGCCGATTATCAGTCTAAACTCAACAAGAACAGCCAAAAAACAAGTAGAAACCTTAAAAGAATGCATGAAAAGGCTAAACTTCAAGCAAGGCACTACATTAACACAGCAGTAAGGCAAACTGTTAAAAGATTGTACGATTTGGGGGCTTCAAGAATCATCGTTGGCTATCCTAAGGGCATATCGAGGAACTCCGATAAAGGTTCCAAACAGAACTTCATCCTCTCCCACGTTTGGAGGTTCAATTATGTCATTAAACGTTTGAAGGGAGTTGCTGAGGATTATGGTATTTCTGTTTTGGTTGTTGATGAGGCTTTCACTTCACAATCTTGCCCCGTCTGCGGGAAGCCCCATAATGGGGCAAGATTTGTTCGGGGATTGTTTAAGTGTCCCGTGACGGGGCTTGTCTTCAACTCCGACCTTGTTGGGGCTTTCAACATTTTGAAGAAGGTTGTGAAAACGATAACCCCGAATTTGAGCGGTCTTTACGCTCAGAGGAGGGGTAATGGGGGGAAGGCCCTCCCCGAGGGGTTGTATGATCCGAATCCGGTGACGGTAGTAGGGGAAACCCCTCGAACCTCCCTCGCCTTAGTACATGAGTTCTCTCATAAGAACCCTAGTCTTTTGGAGCAGGGAGGAGGTCGGCGAGGCCTATGTTCGACCACCTGA
- a CDS encoding Lrp/AsnC family transcriptional regulator — translation MVTAFILMVTAAGKEREVMEKLLAMPEVKEAYVVYGEYDLVVKVETDTLKDLDQFITEKIRKMSEIQMTSTMIAI, via the coding sequence ATGGTGACGGCTTTTATTTTGATGGTTACAGCCGCTGGAAAGGAAAGGGAAGTTATGGAGAAGCTTCTCGCTATGCCGGAGGTTAAAGAAGCATACGTCGTCTACGGCGAGTACGACCTCGTAGTTAAGGTTGAGACCGACACGCTCAAGGATCTGGATCAGTTCATCACTGAGAAGATAAGGAAGATGTCCGAGATACAGATGACCTCGACGATGATAGCCATCTGA
- a CDS encoding TIGR00153 family protein — protein MQVWTKLFAKSPFKPLIKHADVVLQTVETLEKALRLWYEGNFEEMERVAIEVDRLEDVADRIKEEIRDSLSSKLLMAVAREDVLIYLHMQDKVADAAEDTAKWLLIKRPNGIPTDIKDIILQMGTESIKAAKLVHEAIVQMDRVIESGFTEKEIEREYEIIREIESVESKIDGLDTRLMQLVFEKENELSWGDGFYILNIARTLSNISDKAKDSAERIRLMMNK, from the coding sequence ATGCAGGTGTGGACCAAACTCTTTGCGAAGAGCCCGTTCAAGCCTCTAATCAAGCACGCTGATGTGGTCCTCCAGACGGTTGAGACCCTCGAGAAGGCTCTTCGCCTCTGGTACGAGGGGAACTTTGAGGAGATGGAGAGGGTGGCCATCGAAGTCGACCGCCTCGAGGACGTTGCCGACAGGATAAAGGAGGAAATAAGGGACTCCCTCAGCTCCAAGCTTCTCATGGCCGTCGCGAGGGAGGACGTTCTCATATACCTCCACATGCAGGACAAGGTTGCCGACGCTGCTGAAGACACCGCCAAGTGGCTCCTCATCAAGAGGCCGAATGGAATCCCGACCGATATTAAGGATATAATCCTTCAGATGGGGACGGAGAGCATCAAAGCTGCTAAGCTCGTCCACGAGGCTATAGTCCAGATGGACCGCGTCATAGAGAGCGGCTTCACCGAGAAGGAAATCGAGAGGGAGTACGAGATAATCAGGGAGATAGAGAGCGTCGAGAGTAAGATAGACGGACTCGATACGAGGCTCATGCAGCTCGTCTTCGAGAAGGAGAATGAGCTGAGCTGGGGCGACGGATTCTACATCCTCAACATAGCAAGAACCCTCAGCAACATATCTGACAAGGCCAAGGATTCGGCGGAAAGAATAAGGCTCATGATGAACAAGTGA
- a CDS encoding inorganic phosphate transporter: MVSVDPWLMITIILGFSMAWAIGANDAANSMSTAVGAKAITPKQAVIIAGILEFTGAYFFGKSVTETIRKGILYPDKITDPTVLIYGSIAALLAATIWLVMATKFGLPVSTTHSIIGGIAGYGIAYAGLSIVNWDKMAQVVLSWILSPIIGALMAYFIFKALTKSIFESGNPVRSARIWSPFWIGMAFVVIGAMFYIKVLHGSDLKRGVIFYGLPLGIIVFILSYFLIKVRFPSSDPYIGVESIFKKVQVVTSAYVALAHGANDVANAIGPVAAVYAVATMGLAGMQVPVPRWILALGGVGIAVGVATYGYRVMETVGKKITELTNTRGFTIDFSAATVVLVASWLGMPISTTHTVVGAVIGIGLARGVKAINKNIVRDIIISWFVTVPIAAFVSAVIFKVLMVVG; this comes from the coding sequence GTGGTGAGCGTGGATCCGTGGCTAATGATAACCATCATTCTTGGATTCTCGATGGCATGGGCCATCGGTGCCAATGATGCCGCAAATTCTATGAGCACTGCCGTCGGTGCAAAGGCGATAACTCCGAAGCAGGCCGTGATCATAGCGGGCATCCTCGAGTTCACTGGAGCCTACTTCTTCGGCAAGAGCGTCACAGAGACGATAAGGAAGGGCATACTCTACCCCGACAAAATCACAGATCCAACGGTTCTGATATACGGCTCCATCGCGGCTCTACTGGCTGCAACGATTTGGCTGGTAATGGCTACCAAATTCGGCCTCCCGGTTTCAACTACTCACTCAATCATAGGTGGCATAGCGGGCTACGGGATAGCCTACGCCGGCTTGAGCATCGTCAACTGGGACAAGATGGCGCAGGTCGTTCTCAGCTGGATTCTGTCCCCGATAATCGGTGCCCTGATGGCCTACTTCATCTTTAAGGCCCTGACCAAGAGCATTTTCGAAAGCGGAAACCCTGTGAGAAGTGCGAGGATATGGTCTCCCTTCTGGATAGGCATGGCCTTTGTGGTCATCGGGGCCATGTTCTACATCAAGGTTCTCCACGGGAGTGATCTCAAGAGGGGGGTTATTTTCTATGGGCTTCCCCTCGGCATAATCGTTTTCATCCTCAGCTACTTCCTCATAAAGGTCCGCTTCCCCTCGAGCGACCCGTACATTGGCGTTGAGAGCATATTCAAGAAGGTGCAGGTAGTCACCTCTGCCTACGTGGCTTTAGCTCATGGAGCCAACGACGTTGCCAACGCAATAGGTCCTGTTGCCGCCGTTTATGCCGTCGCAACGATGGGTCTGGCCGGAATGCAGGTGCCCGTTCCGAGGTGGATTCTCGCCCTCGGTGGAGTAGGCATAGCGGTTGGCGTCGCAACCTACGGCTACCGCGTCATGGAGACGGTCGGCAAGAAGATAACAGAGCTCACCAACACGAGGGGCTTCACCATAGACTTCTCCGCTGCAACGGTGGTTCTCGTGGCTTCCTGGCTCGGAATGCCGATCTCGACGACCCACACGGTGGTCGGTGCCGTCATAGGCATAGGCTTGGCCAGAGGAGTAAAAGCAATAAACAAGAACATCGTGAGGGATATAATAATCTCCTGGTTCGTGACGGTTCCGATAGCGGCCTTCGTGAGTGCCGTTATATTCAAGGTGCTTATGGTGGTGGGGTGA
- a CDS encoding metallophosphoesterase: protein MKKAAFAILLVFVVLVSGCIGSSGTTETTGTSTSPTSTPSGGIDFDSYEKGQVLAGWYNLADVSKVYVSEGYEDLAKHYFPDAQILPAKDYTGGVAILSPADARALLRGKPILITVNDYFGYIIYKLGVKFVGKDKGIFAVFNQDGKAYYVFTGTSKAGVGAAVEYALELKNGGSVRTDDVLRMGDFEGVVVKVIGDNNWNGIPDEGENWYLGSFKTMEPFIYYWRVVEGENVTVKGGFISSVNGSTVYIHALSFNITVEVKDAKGVKLTYIVENTNPGVLNLPEGAETGETWVKLTTSADSFSLTPKDLGDYRVIAFGDHRPDGGTEVPEVFLKIRDEINNEDAVFVIDGGDLVYSGTVDQWAALLKEWKWDKPIFVSPGNHEYRGEGINVYHQVFGPTDYSFVLGDYYYIFMNNIENDYSLSDEQWAWLQNELDKAKAMGKRPVIIMHAPPVDPRPDGDHGMNPTDGERLLSLMREYNAFGIFSHIHMFWYGEKEGAEFIVTGAAGAPLYAPPDEGGFDHYTRLFMAADGSIGVEPVKVEP from the coding sequence ATGAAGAAAGCCGCTTTTGCAATCCTGCTCGTCTTCGTTGTACTGGTCTCGGGCTGTATCGGCTCCAGCGGAACCACCGAGACAACGGGAACGTCGACGTCTCCAACTTCTACGCCTTCAGGGGGCATAGACTTCGATAGCTATGAGAAGGGTCAGGTTCTGGCGGGATGGTACAACCTTGCCGACGTCTCAAAGGTCTACGTGAGCGAAGGCTACGAGGATCTGGCCAAGCACTACTTCCCGGACGCCCAGATTCTTCCGGCCAAGGACTACACTGGTGGCGTCGCGATCCTCTCTCCCGCCGACGCAAGGGCTCTCCTTAGGGGTAAGCCGATTCTCATCACAGTCAACGACTACTTCGGCTACATCATCTACAAGCTCGGCGTCAAGTTCGTCGGCAAGGATAAGGGCATCTTCGCTGTCTTCAACCAAGATGGGAAAGCCTACTACGTCTTCACGGGAACGAGCAAGGCTGGTGTCGGTGCCGCCGTTGAATACGCGCTGGAACTCAAGAACGGCGGAAGTGTTAGGACGGACGATGTCCTCAGGATGGGTGACTTTGAGGGAGTTGTGGTTAAGGTCATAGGTGATAACAACTGGAATGGAATTCCCGACGAGGGTGAGAACTGGTATCTAGGCTCCTTCAAGACCATGGAGCCGTTCATCTACTACTGGCGCGTTGTTGAGGGCGAAAACGTGACGGTCAAGGGTGGCTTCATAAGCAGCGTGAATGGCTCCACCGTCTACATCCACGCCCTGAGCTTCAACATCACCGTCGAGGTTAAGGACGCGAAGGGCGTCAAGCTGACCTACATCGTCGAGAACACCAATCCGGGCGTCCTAAATCTGCCGGAGGGTGCTGAGACTGGCGAAACGTGGGTTAAGCTCACAACGAGCGCCGATTCCTTCAGCCTGACACCCAAGGATCTCGGCGATTACAGGGTCATAGCCTTCGGCGACCACAGGCCCGATGGCGGCACCGAGGTTCCGGAGGTATTCCTTAAGATAAGGGATGAGATAAACAACGAAGATGCAGTCTTCGTCATTGATGGTGGAGACCTTGTCTATTCAGGAACCGTTGACCAGTGGGCGGCTCTGCTCAAGGAGTGGAAGTGGGACAAGCCTATATTCGTCTCCCCGGGCAACCACGAGTACCGCGGGGAGGGTATAAACGTCTATCACCAAGTGTTCGGTCCGACCGATTACTCCTTCGTCCTCGGGGATTACTACTACATCTTCATGAACAACATCGAGAACGACTACAGCCTGAGCGACGAGCAGTGGGCCTGGCTCCAGAATGAGCTGGATAAGGCAAAAGCGATGGGCAAGAGGCCGGTAATAATCATGCATGCCCCGCCCGTTGACCCGCGGCCCGATGGGGATCACGGCATGAACCCGACTGATGGAGAGAGGCTCCTCAGTCTAATGAGGGAGTACAACGCCTTCGGAATCTTCAGCCACATCCACATGTTCTGGTACGGCGAGAAGGAGGGCGCTGAGTTCATAGTAACCGGCGCTGCAGGAGCCCCGCTCTACGCTCCGCCTGACGAGGGCGGCTTTGACCACTATACAAGGCTGTTCATGGCGGCCGATGGAAGCATTGGGGTTGAGCCTGTCAAGGTCGAACCCTGA
- a CDS encoding cupin domain-containing protein, producing the protein MFVGHYTEVPEKDTGFEGVTIKWLVSPKLGAKNFAMRYFVLKKGAEIPLHSHDWEHEIFIVKGEGIITNGKEEHHVKAGNFLYVPPNEPHGYKALSETFEFLCLIPAKREAIPDDEWA; encoded by the coding sequence ATGTTCGTCGGACACTACACCGAGGTGCCCGAGAAGGACACAGGTTTTGAGGGAGTAACTATCAAGTGGCTCGTTTCTCCGAAGCTCGGAGCCAAGAACTTCGCGATGAGATATTTTGTCCTCAAGAAGGGTGCCGAGATACCCCTCCACAGTCATGACTGGGAGCACGAGATATTCATCGTGAAGGGCGAAGGGATAATAACCAACGGGAAGGAAGAGCACCACGTCAAGGCCGGAAACTTCCTCTACGTCCCGCCCAACGAGCCCCACGGCTACAAGGCACTGAGCGAAACCTTCGAGTTCCTCTGCCTGATTCCGGCCAAACGGGAAGCCATTCCAGACGACGAGTGGGCCTAG
- a CDS encoding signal peptidase I produces the protein MSAKCRDILSILTYVLLFVVVLVVVLKFVFGFQYVVILTDSMEPKIHPNDLVITYPSHDVHVGDIILYRIEIGNSTYRILHRVIEINTDENGQIYYITKGDNRERPDPWVVYPDQVIGKPLLVIPKIGVIWYYTPLIILGLILIFVASLAYDLAWAFLEEPPIRPKSKKADLMVTRRKKIKIHHYRRR, from the coding sequence ATGAGTGCCAAGTGTCGTGATATCCTTTCCATTTTGACTTATGTTCTCCTGTTCGTCGTCGTCCTAGTAGTTGTCCTTAAATTTGTCTTCGGCTTTCAGTACGTTGTCATTCTAACTGATTCTATGGAACCGAAAATACATCCAAATGATTTAGTTATAACGTATCCCTCTCACGATGTTCACGTTGGTGATATCATCCTGTACCGCATTGAGATTGGGAACTCCACGTACCGCATTCTCCATAGGGTCATTGAAATAAACACCGATGAGAACGGACAGATCTATTACATTACTAAGGGAGACAACCGTGAGAGGCCTGATCCATGGGTGGTATATCCCGATCAGGTCATCGGCAAACCTCTCCTCGTAATTCCCAAAATCGGGGTCATCTGGTACTACACGCCGCTGATAATCCTCGGTCTCATCCTGATATTCGTGGCCTCCCTTGCATATGACCTCGCATGGGCGTTTCTTGAAGAACCTCCAATCCGCCCTAAATCCAAGAAAGCAGACCTGATGGTAACCAGGAGAAAGAAAATAAAGATCCATCACTACAGAAGGCGCTAG
- a CDS encoding tRNA (N(6)-L-threonylcarbamoyladenosine(37)-C(2))-methylthiotransferase has product MIKVHIETYGCTRNKADAEIMEAILLRAGYELVETPESADYVVVNTCAVKDPTEKHMRERIKELLDSGKRVIVTGCLTHVNPNIIDPNVSGILGVKSIDRIAEAIEIAERGGKLVSVEGWRERNIDKLELPRLWKSGVTFVVPISEGCLNACTYCATRFARGVLKSYKPELVIRWVKEALARGYREIQLSSEDTGCYGFDIGTNLAELLDEITSIEGEFRIRVGMMNPNHAIKFLDELIEAYQDEKVYKFLHLPVQSGDNQVLRRMGRTYTVEEFEEIVNEFRRKIPGLNLNTDIIVGFPGETEEAFQNTVELVKRVRPDKINVSRYSPRPGTIAAKWKQLPGWMVKERSRLLHRLRLQIAYEINQDYVGREVEVLVHGEGKKGGVEGRTFNYKDIILDDGNPGELINVKVTWAGSTYLKGTVLH; this is encoded by the coding sequence ATGATAAAGGTTCACATCGAGACCTACGGCTGCACCCGGAACAAAGCGGACGCCGAGATAATGGAGGCAATCCTCCTTAGAGCGGGCTATGAGTTAGTGGAGACTCCGGAAAGCGCCGACTACGTTGTTGTGAATACTTGCGCCGTAAAGGACCCCACCGAGAAGCACATGAGGGAGCGCATAAAGGAGCTCCTTGATTCTGGTAAAAGGGTCATCGTTACGGGCTGCCTCACACATGTTAACCCCAACATAATAGATCCCAACGTTTCTGGAATACTGGGAGTAAAGAGCATAGACAGAATAGCCGAGGCAATAGAGATTGCCGAGCGCGGCGGAAAGCTGGTGAGCGTTGAGGGCTGGCGCGAGAGGAATATCGACAAGCTTGAGCTTCCCCGCCTGTGGAAGAGTGGCGTTACCTTCGTGGTTCCGATAAGCGAGGGCTGCCTCAACGCGTGCACCTACTGTGCAACGCGCTTTGCCCGTGGGGTTCTCAAGAGCTACAAACCTGAACTCGTGATTAGGTGGGTCAAGGAGGCTTTGGCGCGCGGATACAGGGAGATACAGCTCTCCAGCGAGGACACCGGCTGCTACGGCTTCGATATTGGGACCAACCTGGCGGAGCTTCTCGACGAGATAACCTCAATAGAAGGCGAGTTCAGGATAAGGGTCGGCATGATGAACCCGAACCATGCAATAAAGTTCCTTGACGAGCTTATCGAGGCATATCAGGACGAGAAAGTCTACAAGTTCCTCCATCTGCCCGTCCAGAGCGGGGACAACCAAGTGTTGAGGAGAATGGGGCGCACTTACACGGTTGAGGAGTTCGAGGAGATAGTTAACGAATTCAGAAGGAAGATTCCCGGGCTGAACCTTAACACGGACATCATAGTCGGCTTCCCTGGAGAGACCGAGGAAGCATTCCAGAACACGGTCGAGCTTGTCAAGAGGGTTAGGCCCGACAAGATAAACGTCTCCCGTTATTCGCCGAGACCCGGAACTATAGCCGCCAAATGGAAGCAGCTCCCTGGCTGGATGGTCAAGGAGCGCTCTCGCTTGCTCCACAGGCTCAGGCTCCAGATAGCCTACGAGATAAACCAGGACTACGTTGGCAGGGAGGTTGAGGTTCTCGTCCACGGCGAGGGCAAGAAGGGTGGAGTGGAGGGCAGGACCTTCAACTACAAGGATATAATACTTGATGATGGAAACCCTGGTGAGCTGATAAACGTCAAGGTCACCTGGGCAGGTTCCACGTACCTTAAAGGTACTGTTTTACACTGA
- a CDS encoding TRAM domain-containing protein gives MYGDGFGGGYEAPVKVGERYRVRIESLGKGGDGIAKIKGFVIFVPNTQVGDEVEIVINSVKRKFAFGEVI, from the coding sequence ATGTATGGAGATGGATTTGGTGGTGGCTACGAAGCCCCTGTTAAGGTTGGAGAAAGGTATAGAGTTAGGATCGAGAGCCTTGGAAAGGGTGGCGATGGTATCGCCAAGATAAAGGGCTTCGTTATCTTCGTCCCGAACACTCAGGTCGGCGACGAGGTTGAGATCGTCATTAACTCAGTCAAGAGGAAGTTCGCTTTCGGAGAGGTTATTTGA
- a CDS encoding nickel-dependent hydrogenase large subunit: protein MGEITLNKVCRIAGEAKLVLYEEDGTVQDALFIATAPIRGFEKLAVGKNPLFAVEAVMRICGLCHASHGIAMSEAIENAIGITPPRNGILMREALGLVNRIQSHMLEFLMVAGDLLIEEKREEVLFQLMDFHAKISDYLLKMGGAATHPPNLTVGGMFSIPKWSVFNNLKARLPGLMEQWDGIAHLLTDEDIQTEIAEELREKRAENEYLTSSLFYGDRFNINVEKIETMPYYEYRKEHQHSKESTTLIAFYGKEKVEAGPRARMKVYREFKDSSLYGIHTARVQDTTLALMRLEEILDSIKMDEPFRTKNIVFGPGKGVGVYEAPRGTLIHFIELGDEGRVVSSKIIVPTMFNIPVMEEMAKGLSVKAAEAVMRLYDPCIPCTTHVVRLGG, encoded by the coding sequence TTGGGCGAGATTACCCTCAACAAAGTCTGCCGAATCGCCGGTGAGGCGAAGCTTGTGCTGTACGAAGAAGATGGAACAGTTCAAGATGCACTCTTCATCGCCACTGCTCCGATTAGGGGTTTTGAGAAGCTCGCGGTGGGCAAGAATCCACTTTTCGCAGTCGAGGCTGTCATGAGAATTTGCGGTCTCTGTCATGCGTCCCACGGCATAGCGATGAGCGAGGCCATAGAAAATGCCATTGGAATAACACCGCCAAGAAACGGAATACTGATGAGAGAAGCCCTTGGCCTCGTGAACAGGATTCAGAGCCACATGCTCGAGTTCCTCATGGTTGCTGGGGACCTGCTAATCGAGGAGAAACGGGAAGAAGTTCTGTTCCAGCTCATGGACTTCCACGCCAAGATCAGCGACTACCTTCTCAAGATGGGAGGAGCAGCAACGCATCCTCCCAACCTCACAGTCGGAGGAATGTTCTCCATCCCCAAATGGAGCGTCTTTAACAACCTTAAGGCACGTCTTCCAGGGCTGATGGAGCAGTGGGATGGAATAGCCCACCTGCTGACCGATGAGGACATCCAGACGGAAATCGCCGAAGAACTCAGAGAAAAGCGCGCCGAGAATGAATACCTCACCAGCAGTCTGTTCTACGGGGACAGATTCAACATAAACGTCGAAAAAATCGAGACCATGCCCTATTACGAATACAGAAAGGAGCACCAGCACTCAAAGGAATCAACTACCCTCATAGCTTTCTACGGAAAGGAAAAGGTAGAAGCCGGTCCAAGGGCGAGGATGAAGGTGTACAGGGAGTTCAAAGACTCATCCCTCTACGGCATTCACACCGCGAGGGTTCAGGATACAACGCTGGCCCTCATGAGGCTCGAAGAGATCCTTGACAGCATAAAGATGGACGAGCCGTTCAGAACGAAGAACATAGTTTTCGGACCAGGCAAGGGTGTTGGAGTCTATGAGGCGCCAAGGGGAACGCTCATCCACTTCATCGAGCTTGGAGACGAGGGCAGGGTGGTCTCCTCCAAGATAATCGTCCCCACTATGTTCAACATCCCTGTGATGGAGGAGATGGCAAAGGGTCTGAGCGTTAAAGCGGCCGAGGCCGTTATGCGCCTCTATGACCCGTGTATTCCGTGTACGACCCATGTTGTGAGGCTGGGGGGATGA
- a CDS encoding 4Fe-4S binding protein, translating to MIMEKLKVLHVDIGGCEGCNVSIIRAYPKLMDLIELDISYLRKEEYKLDEYDVAIITGGACMNEPRILEELKEIREKAHTVVAFGSCATFSGILRFCRGGQEPRPDHRNFQPINSVIKVDYSIPGCPPTPQMLQSFFKFYINGDERRLRLFKVSADIKKLSGFDLIDDIVLTGLCIGCGACELSCPTNAIKLIDKRPNLVQEKCIRCGTCYIRCPRASQILSMGGAK from the coding sequence ATGATTATGGAGAAACTCAAGGTTCTTCACGTTGATATAGGCGGCTGTGAGGGCTGCAACGTCAGCATCATTCGCGCGTACCCAAAGCTCATGGACTTGATAGAGCTCGACATATCCTACCTGCGGAAGGAAGAGTATAAGCTCGACGAGTACGACGTGGCGATAATAACGGGCGGAGCATGTATGAACGAACCAAGGATTCTTGAAGAGCTGAAGGAGATAAGGGAAAAAGCCCACACTGTGGTGGCATTTGGTTCGTGTGCAACCTTCAGCGGGATATTGCGCTTCTGCCGCGGCGGGCAGGAGCCAAGGCCCGACCACAGGAACTTCCAGCCCATAAACAGCGTAATTAAAGTTGATTACTCCATCCCTGGCTGCCCGCCAACGCCGCAGATGCTCCAGTCCTTCTTCAAGTTCTACATCAACGGCGACGAGAGAAGGCTGAGGCTCTTCAAGGTGAGCGCCGACATCAAGAAGCTGAGCGGCTTCGACCTGATAGACGACATAGTGCTTACGGGACTCTGCATAGGCTGTGGTGCCTGTGAGCTGTCGTGCCCGACCAATGCTATCAAGCTGATAGACAAGAGGCCCAACCTCGTTCAGGAGAAGTGTATCCGCTGCGGCACCTGTTATATAAGGTGTCCGCGCGCCTCACAGATTCTGTCCATGGGTGGTGCGAAATGA
- a CDS encoding Coenzyme F420 hydrogenase/dehydrogenase, beta subunit C-terminal domain translates to MMSVTDNLLGNVFGIYLVRATDEEILKRKVASGGAVTALLVYALEKGLIDGVVTAKRTEGLEGQAVVARTREELLETAGNKWSIVPFASRMKAKIEEEDLKNVAVVCLPCQAQFFGQMRDFPLLESDFGERVKYIVSLFCIGTFAFEAFLNYLRMKHGIMAQDIKDIVLKGDFLEIYHGDSVLSLPIKEVYSYLQAGCLVCTDYTGTWSDISAGFVESERGWTVLITRNLKAEELVKSAEKDGYIELRDGSHVMGEVLKAAREKLARAQKNMMYLL, encoded by the coding sequence ATGATGAGCGTTACAGACAACCTTTTGGGAAACGTCTTTGGAATTTATCTCGTGCGGGCAACCGATGAGGAAATCCTCAAAAGAAAGGTTGCCAGCGGTGGCGCGGTTACAGCTCTCTTAGTCTACGCCCTGGAGAAGGGCCTCATAGATGGCGTTGTAACGGCCAAAAGGACAGAGGGACTGGAGGGTCAGGCGGTAGTTGCGAGGACAAGGGAGGAGCTCCTTGAAACTGCCGGAAACAAGTGGAGCATAGTGCCCTTTGCCTCCAGGATGAAGGCCAAGATAGAGGAGGAAGACCTAAAGAACGTTGCCGTAGTCTGCCTCCCCTGCCAGGCCCAGTTCTTCGGCCAGATGAGGGACTTCCCACTCCTGGAAAGCGATTTCGGAGAGAGGGTAAAGTACATCGTCAGCCTCTTCTGCATAGGAACATTCGCATTCGAGGCCTTCCTCAACTACCTCAGGATGAAGCACGGCATAATGGCCCAGGATATCAAGGACATAGTCCTTAAGGGAGACTTCCTCGAGATATACCACGGCGATTCAGTGCTCTCACTGCCGATAAAAGAGGTTTACTCGTACCTCCAAGCCGGCTGTCTGGTCTGTACGGACTACACTGGAACCTGGAGCGACATCTCGGCCGGCTTCGTGGAGAGCGAGAGGGGATGGACGGTCCTTATAACGCGCAACCTTAAGGCAGAAGAGCTCGTTAAGAGCGCCGAGAAGGACGGATACATAGAGCTGCGCGACGGCTCCCACGTGATGGGAGAAGTCCTCAAAGCGGCCAGGGAAAAGCTTGCGAGAGCGCAGAAGAACATGATGTATCTGCTCTGA